Proteins encoded together in one Anopheles darlingi chromosome 3, idAnoDarlMG_H_01, whole genome shotgun sequence window:
- the LOC125957264 gene encoding JNK-interacting protein 3 isoform X1 produces MENDTGASEVVYGTHEDSAMVMSEKVQSLAGSIYQEFERMIQRYDEDVVKTLMPLLVNVLECLDSAYQTNQEQDVELELLREDNEQLVTQYEREKNARKQSEQKLLETEDLAEQENKELASRLESLESIVRMLELKHKNSMDHSSRLEERESELKKEYSKLHERYTELFKTHVDYMERTKLMMGNSTHSQAGSASERLDMSRSRLMPMMRSTGPVSYGFASLENSTMLDTETLCSEEDSGPDSGPPSLQNEIDTKATEKVVEPSADGKPGEATVSNSTPAKVLQSPTAGSGGAVSGKTTTKKEQRSANTLYQELSFQDDNLESEENEITGAWVHPGDYASSANDNFFGMGKEVENLIMENNELLATKNALNIVKDDLIVKVDELTGEIEILREELNAVILARNKLKAKVTELEEELKKTKAQVKQASSSANDQEEEGDVPMAQRKRFTRVEMARVLMERNQYKERFMELQDAVRWTEMMRASRVETLDKKSKQGIWKFFSNLFSSNDRPTSESPGRLHQHQHRYGGGVSAQPVQASLLPAMPEGRMLIGAGSGVGGGGGTGLGNSAAGGALVRAGGNILVLSKEPELSQSERAMQRRRDQYRQVRAHVQKEDGRLQAYGWSLPSLKPSNAANGGTGGGSGSGSGSGRSTGSGVPVPVPVYCRPLAEASPHMKVWCASGVNLQGGYTKDGGCIVGAASIFYAKDTTTTGGAQITELTGDEVTTTGATTTTASASDVKDLGELLERKLLALGAPTTFDADSELSSYVWICTSTHSASTVTVIDAKNPSEVLDSFPVCQNHLLCICTVRGALEKDYAMLENSEVTKSGKMLEKPGESPDDIGKVSYEKVDRSSAAASTPAATTTSVDDPKIAEVAQEAVPAPAEPVLEQATEANNDRDLNHNSKACNAVVEDVETKGIVLPLQEVDGNDNTIAAPKPKQSAAIEESISSIGPTMWLGAQNGMLYVHSSVARWNVCLHRVKLPDSVLAIVHVESRVIVALANGTLAVFRRQVNGEWDLNSYHLVTLGSPKYSVRCLAIVGDKVWAAHRNKIHVIDPITLCILKSFEAHPRKESQIRQMATTGLGVWVSIRLDSTLRLFSADTYDHLEDIDIDPYVSKMLGTGKLGFSFVRITALLVSCNRLWIGTGNGVVISVPLTDANGASNTPYSPRFANAQLSFHGHRDAVKFFVSVPMNPPNHGLPTTSKDMLVISGGEGYIDFRLGDGDMEASVELEANQTIENRNEKSYIIVWKVSNR; encoded by the exons ATGGAAAACGATACGGGCGCCTCGGAAGTCGTGTACGGCACGCACGAAGATTCCGCGATGGTGATGTCAGAGAAG GTGCAGTCACTGGCGGGCAGCATTTACCAGGAATTTGAACGTATGATCCAGCGGTACGATGAGGACGTGGTTAAAACGCTGATGCCCTTGCTGGTGAACGTGCTCGAATGTCTCGATTCCGCATACCAGACGAATCAGGAGCAGGAtgtggagctggagctgctgcgcGAAGACAACGAACAGCTGGTAACGCAGTACGAGCGCGAGAAGAATGCCCGCAAACAGTCCGAGCAGAAGCTGCTCGAAACGGAGGATCTGGCCGAGCAGGAGAACAAGGAGCTGGCCAGCCGCCTCGAGTCGCTCGAGAGTATCGTGCGAATGCTGGAATTGAAGCATAAGAACAGCATGGACCATTCGAGCCGGCTCGAGGAGCGCGAGTCGGAGCTTAAGAAGGAGTACAGCAAGCTACATGAGCGGTACACCGAGCTGTTCAAGACCCACGTCGACTATATGGAGCGCACGAAGCTGATGATGGGCAACTCGACCCACTCGCAGGCCGGGTCCGCTTCCGAGCGGCTCGATATGTCCCGATCCCGGCTAATGCCCATGATGCGCTCGACTGGGCCGGTCTCATACGGGTTCGCGTCGCTCGAGAACTCTACCATGCTCGATACGGAAACGCTCTGCAGCGAGGAGGACAGTGGTCCAGATTCGGGACCACCATCGTTACAGAATGAAATCGATACGAAGGCGACGGAGAAGGTAGTAGAACCGTCGGCGGATGGTAAGCCGGGAGAAGCAACGGTCAGCAACAGTACCCCTGCGAAGGTGTTGCAGAGTCCTACggctggcagtggtggtgcagtttccggcaaaacgacgacgaaaaaggaACAACGATCAGCCAACACGCTCTATCAGGAGCTCTCATTTCAGGATGACAATTTGGAgagcgaagaaaacgaaatcacGGGCGCCTGGGTGCATCCCGGGGATTACGCATCGTCAG CTAACGATAACTTTTTCG GCATGGGCAAGGAAGTGGAAAACCTGATTATGGAAAACAACGAGTTGCTAGCCACAAA GAATGCTCTCAATATCGTGAAGGACGATTTGATCGTCAAGGTGGACGAGTTGACTGGTGAGATCGAGATTTTGCGCGAGGAACTGAATGCCGTTATACTGGCGCGGAACAAGCTTAAAGCAAAGGTGACCGAACTCGAGGAGGAGCTAAAGAAAACGAAGGCGCAGGTGAAGCAAGCATCCTCGTCCGCTAAcgatcaggaggaggagggcgaCGTTCCGATGGCCCAGCGGAAGCGCTTCACACGCGTTGAAATGGCGCGCGTGCTGATGGAACGAAACCAGTACAAGGAACGGTTCATGGAGCTGCAAGATGCGGTTCGCTGGACGGAGATGATGCGTGCCTCGCGCGTAGAGACGCTGGACAAGAAGTCAAAGCAAGGCATTTGGAAGTTTTTTAGTAATCTCTTTAGCTCTAACGACAGGCCCACGAGTGAGTCCCCCGGGCGTctacatcagcatcagcatcgctaCGGTGGCGGCGTGAGCGCGCAACCCGTGCAAGCATCGCTGCTGCCTGCCATGCCCGAGGGACGCATGCTTATTGGGGCAGGCAgcggagtaggaggaggaggtggcacCGGTCTGGGCAATAGTGCTGCGGGCGGTGCCCTTGTTCGCGCCGGGGGCAACATACTGGTGCTATCGAAGGAACCCGAGCTAAGCCAATCGGAACGGGCAATGCAACGTCGGCGCGATCAGTATCGCCAGGTGCGTGCCCACGTCCAGAAGGAGGACGGCCGGTTGCAGGCGTACGGTTGGAGTTTACCTAGTCTGAAACCATCAAATGCGGCAAACGGTGGTACGGGAGGTGGCAGCGGGAGTGGTAGCGGGAGTGGGCGATCGACAGGAAGCGGTGTACCCGTACCCGTGCCCGTCTACTGCCGTCCACTGGCTGAAGCTAGTCCTCACATGAAGGTGTGGTGCGCCAGCGGCGTTAACCTACAAGGTGGCTACACCAAGGATGGTGGCTGCATCGTAGGTGCGGCCAGTATTTTCTATGCGAAAGAtaccaccacaaccggtgGGGCACAGATTACCGAGCTAACTGGTGATGAAGTAACGACGACAggcgcaacgacgacgacggcgagtgCTTCGGATGTCAAGGATCTGGGTGAACTGCTGGAACGTAAACTGCTGGCTCTTGGAGCACCCACGACCTTCGATGCGGACAGCGAGCTCAGTTCTTACGTTTGGATCTGTACCAGCACTCACTCGGCCAGTACGGTAACCGTGATCGATGCGAAGAATCCATCCGAGGTGCTCGATTCGTTCCCAGTCTGTCAGAATCACCTGCTCTGCATTTGTACAGTACGCGGTGCTCTCGAGAAAGACTATGCGATGTTAGAAAACAGCGAAGTTACCAAATCCG GtaaaatgctggaaaaacCAGGTGAATCTCCGGACGATATCGGTAAGGTATCGTATGAGAAAGTGGATCGCTCATCTGCCGCGGCTTCCACaccggcagcgacgacgacatcagTAGACGATCCAAAAATAGCCGAAGTAGCCCAGGAAGCCGTACCAGCACCGGCGGAACCCGTACTCGAACAAGCGACCGAAGCGAACAACGATCGTGATCTCAATCACAATAGTAAG GCTTGTAACGCCGTCGTCGAGGATGTAGAAACGAAGGGTATCGTTCTTCCGCTTCAGGAGGTGGATGGAAACGATAATACAATCGCGGcgccgaaaccgaagcaatCAGCAGCGATTGAGGAATCGATCTCATCAATCGGTCCGACAATGTGGCTCGGGGCACAGAACGGCATGCTGTATGTCCACAGTTCCGTCGCTCGCTGGAACGTTTGTTTGCATCGGGTGAAACTACCGGACTCGGTACTCGCGATCGTACACGTAGAATCGCGTGTGATAGTGGCGCTGGCAAATGGCACGTTAGCCGTCTTCCGACGGCAGGTGAATGGCGAATGGGATCTAAATAGCTACCATCTGGTAACGCTCGGCTCGCCCAAGTACTCGGTCCGCTGCCTGGCCATCGTTGGTGATAAGGTGTGGGCTGCTCATCGGAACAAAATCCACGTTATCGATCCGATAACGCTCTGCATTTTGAAATCGTTCGAGGCTCACCCGCGAAAGGAGAGCCAGATTCGtcaaatggccaccaccgggctgGGGGTTTGGGTTTCTATAAG ACTGGACTCTACGCTTAGGTTGTTTTCGGCGGACACGTACGATCATCTGGAGGATATTGATATTGATCCGTACGTATCGAAGATGTTGGGCACTGGCAAGCTGGGCTTCTCGTTTGTACGCATTACCGCTTTGCTAGTATCTTGCAATCGGCTATGGATAG GTACGGGCAACGGAGTGGTGATATCGGTGCCGCTTACCGATGCTAATGGTGCTTCCAACACGCCGTATTCGCCGCGGTTCGCTAATGCTCAACTGTCCTTCCATGGGCACCGGGATGCGGTCAAGTTTTTTGTATCCGTACCAATGAATCCACCAAACCACGGACTACCTACGACGTCGAAGGATATGCTGGTTATATCCGGTGGTGAAGGTTACATTGACTTCCGGTTAG GTGACGGTGATATGGAAGCAAGCGTTGAACTCGAGGCTAATCAAACGATCGAAAATCGGAACGAGAAAAGTTACATAATCGTTTGGAAAGTCAGCAACCGCTAG
- the LOC125957264 gene encoding JNK-interacting protein 3 isoform X2 produces the protein MENDTGASEVVYGTHEDSAMVMSEKVQSLAGSIYQEFERMIQRYDEDVVKTLMPLLVNVLECLDSAYQTNQEQDVELELLREDNEQLVTQYEREKNARKQSEQKLLETEDLAEQENKELASRLESLESIVRMLELKHKNSMDHSSRLEERESELKKEYSKLHERYTELFKTHVDYMERTKLMMGNSTHSQAGSASERLDMSRSRLMPMMRSTGPVSYGFASLENSTMLDTETLCSEEDSGPDSGPPSLQNEIDTKATEKVVEPSADGKPGEATVSNSTPAKVLQSPTAGSGGAVSGKTTTKKEQRSANTLYQELSFQDDNLESEENEITGAWVHPGDYASSGMGKEVENLIMENNELLATKNALNIVKDDLIVKVDELTGEIEILREELNAVILARNKLKAKVTELEEELKKTKAQVKQASSSANDQEEEGDVPMAQRKRFTRVEMARVLMERNQYKERFMELQDAVRWTEMMRASRVETLDKKSKQGIWKFFSNLFSSNDRPTSESPGRLHQHQHRYGGGVSAQPVQASLLPAMPEGRMLIGAGSGVGGGGGTGLGNSAAGGALVRAGGNILVLSKEPELSQSERAMQRRRDQYRQVRAHVQKEDGRLQAYGWSLPSLKPSNAANGGTGGGSGSGSGSGRSTGSGVPVPVPVYCRPLAEASPHMKVWCASGVNLQGGYTKDGGCIVGAASIFYAKDTTTTGGAQITELTGDEVTTTGATTTTASASDVKDLGELLERKLLALGAPTTFDADSELSSYVWICTSTHSASTVTVIDAKNPSEVLDSFPVCQNHLLCICTVRGALEKDYAMLENSEVTKSGKMLEKPGESPDDIGKVSYEKVDRSSAAASTPAATTTSVDDPKIAEVAQEAVPAPAEPVLEQATEANNDRDLNHNSKACNAVVEDVETKGIVLPLQEVDGNDNTIAAPKPKQSAAIEESISSIGPTMWLGAQNGMLYVHSSVARWNVCLHRVKLPDSVLAIVHVESRVIVALANGTLAVFRRQVNGEWDLNSYHLVTLGSPKYSVRCLAIVGDKVWAAHRNKIHVIDPITLCILKSFEAHPRKESQIRQMATTGLGVWVSIRLDSTLRLFSADTYDHLEDIDIDPYVSKMLGTGKLGFSFVRITALLVSCNRLWIGTGNGVVISVPLTDANGASNTPYSPRFANAQLSFHGHRDAVKFFVSVPMNPPNHGLPTTSKDMLVISGGEGYIDFRLGDGDMEASVELEANQTIENRNEKSYIIVWKVSNR, from the exons ATGGAAAACGATACGGGCGCCTCGGAAGTCGTGTACGGCACGCACGAAGATTCCGCGATGGTGATGTCAGAGAAG GTGCAGTCACTGGCGGGCAGCATTTACCAGGAATTTGAACGTATGATCCAGCGGTACGATGAGGACGTGGTTAAAACGCTGATGCCCTTGCTGGTGAACGTGCTCGAATGTCTCGATTCCGCATACCAGACGAATCAGGAGCAGGAtgtggagctggagctgctgcgcGAAGACAACGAACAGCTGGTAACGCAGTACGAGCGCGAGAAGAATGCCCGCAAACAGTCCGAGCAGAAGCTGCTCGAAACGGAGGATCTGGCCGAGCAGGAGAACAAGGAGCTGGCCAGCCGCCTCGAGTCGCTCGAGAGTATCGTGCGAATGCTGGAATTGAAGCATAAGAACAGCATGGACCATTCGAGCCGGCTCGAGGAGCGCGAGTCGGAGCTTAAGAAGGAGTACAGCAAGCTACATGAGCGGTACACCGAGCTGTTCAAGACCCACGTCGACTATATGGAGCGCACGAAGCTGATGATGGGCAACTCGACCCACTCGCAGGCCGGGTCCGCTTCCGAGCGGCTCGATATGTCCCGATCCCGGCTAATGCCCATGATGCGCTCGACTGGGCCGGTCTCATACGGGTTCGCGTCGCTCGAGAACTCTACCATGCTCGATACGGAAACGCTCTGCAGCGAGGAGGACAGTGGTCCAGATTCGGGACCACCATCGTTACAGAATGAAATCGATACGAAGGCGACGGAGAAGGTAGTAGAACCGTCGGCGGATGGTAAGCCGGGAGAAGCAACGGTCAGCAACAGTACCCCTGCGAAGGTGTTGCAGAGTCCTACggctggcagtggtggtgcagtttccggcaaaacgacgacgaaaaaggaACAACGATCAGCCAACACGCTCTATCAGGAGCTCTCATTTCAGGATGACAATTTGGAgagcgaagaaaacgaaatcacGGGCGCCTGGGTGCATCCCGGGGATTACGCATCGTCAG GCATGGGCAAGGAAGTGGAAAACCTGATTATGGAAAACAACGAGTTGCTAGCCACAAA GAATGCTCTCAATATCGTGAAGGACGATTTGATCGTCAAGGTGGACGAGTTGACTGGTGAGATCGAGATTTTGCGCGAGGAACTGAATGCCGTTATACTGGCGCGGAACAAGCTTAAAGCAAAGGTGACCGAACTCGAGGAGGAGCTAAAGAAAACGAAGGCGCAGGTGAAGCAAGCATCCTCGTCCGCTAAcgatcaggaggaggagggcgaCGTTCCGATGGCCCAGCGGAAGCGCTTCACACGCGTTGAAATGGCGCGCGTGCTGATGGAACGAAACCAGTACAAGGAACGGTTCATGGAGCTGCAAGATGCGGTTCGCTGGACGGAGATGATGCGTGCCTCGCGCGTAGAGACGCTGGACAAGAAGTCAAAGCAAGGCATTTGGAAGTTTTTTAGTAATCTCTTTAGCTCTAACGACAGGCCCACGAGTGAGTCCCCCGGGCGTctacatcagcatcagcatcgctaCGGTGGCGGCGTGAGCGCGCAACCCGTGCAAGCATCGCTGCTGCCTGCCATGCCCGAGGGACGCATGCTTATTGGGGCAGGCAgcggagtaggaggaggaggtggcacCGGTCTGGGCAATAGTGCTGCGGGCGGTGCCCTTGTTCGCGCCGGGGGCAACATACTGGTGCTATCGAAGGAACCCGAGCTAAGCCAATCGGAACGGGCAATGCAACGTCGGCGCGATCAGTATCGCCAGGTGCGTGCCCACGTCCAGAAGGAGGACGGCCGGTTGCAGGCGTACGGTTGGAGTTTACCTAGTCTGAAACCATCAAATGCGGCAAACGGTGGTACGGGAGGTGGCAGCGGGAGTGGTAGCGGGAGTGGGCGATCGACAGGAAGCGGTGTACCCGTACCCGTGCCCGTCTACTGCCGTCCACTGGCTGAAGCTAGTCCTCACATGAAGGTGTGGTGCGCCAGCGGCGTTAACCTACAAGGTGGCTACACCAAGGATGGTGGCTGCATCGTAGGTGCGGCCAGTATTTTCTATGCGAAAGAtaccaccacaaccggtgGGGCACAGATTACCGAGCTAACTGGTGATGAAGTAACGACGACAggcgcaacgacgacgacggcgagtgCTTCGGATGTCAAGGATCTGGGTGAACTGCTGGAACGTAAACTGCTGGCTCTTGGAGCACCCACGACCTTCGATGCGGACAGCGAGCTCAGTTCTTACGTTTGGATCTGTACCAGCACTCACTCGGCCAGTACGGTAACCGTGATCGATGCGAAGAATCCATCCGAGGTGCTCGATTCGTTCCCAGTCTGTCAGAATCACCTGCTCTGCATTTGTACAGTACGCGGTGCTCTCGAGAAAGACTATGCGATGTTAGAAAACAGCGAAGTTACCAAATCCG GtaaaatgctggaaaaacCAGGTGAATCTCCGGACGATATCGGTAAGGTATCGTATGAGAAAGTGGATCGCTCATCTGCCGCGGCTTCCACaccggcagcgacgacgacatcagTAGACGATCCAAAAATAGCCGAAGTAGCCCAGGAAGCCGTACCAGCACCGGCGGAACCCGTACTCGAACAAGCGACCGAAGCGAACAACGATCGTGATCTCAATCACAATAGTAAG GCTTGTAACGCCGTCGTCGAGGATGTAGAAACGAAGGGTATCGTTCTTCCGCTTCAGGAGGTGGATGGAAACGATAATACAATCGCGGcgccgaaaccgaagcaatCAGCAGCGATTGAGGAATCGATCTCATCAATCGGTCCGACAATGTGGCTCGGGGCACAGAACGGCATGCTGTATGTCCACAGTTCCGTCGCTCGCTGGAACGTTTGTTTGCATCGGGTGAAACTACCGGACTCGGTACTCGCGATCGTACACGTAGAATCGCGTGTGATAGTGGCGCTGGCAAATGGCACGTTAGCCGTCTTCCGACGGCAGGTGAATGGCGAATGGGATCTAAATAGCTACCATCTGGTAACGCTCGGCTCGCCCAAGTACTCGGTCCGCTGCCTGGCCATCGTTGGTGATAAGGTGTGGGCTGCTCATCGGAACAAAATCCACGTTATCGATCCGATAACGCTCTGCATTTTGAAATCGTTCGAGGCTCACCCGCGAAAGGAGAGCCAGATTCGtcaaatggccaccaccgggctgGGGGTTTGGGTTTCTATAAG ACTGGACTCTACGCTTAGGTTGTTTTCGGCGGACACGTACGATCATCTGGAGGATATTGATATTGATCCGTACGTATCGAAGATGTTGGGCACTGGCAAGCTGGGCTTCTCGTTTGTACGCATTACCGCTTTGCTAGTATCTTGCAATCGGCTATGGATAG GTACGGGCAACGGAGTGGTGATATCGGTGCCGCTTACCGATGCTAATGGTGCTTCCAACACGCCGTATTCGCCGCGGTTCGCTAATGCTCAACTGTCCTTCCATGGGCACCGGGATGCGGTCAAGTTTTTTGTATCCGTACCAATGAATCCACCAAACCACGGACTACCTACGACGTCGAAGGATATGCTGGTTATATCCGGTGGTGAAGGTTACATTGACTTCCGGTTAG GTGACGGTGATATGGAAGCAAGCGTTGAACTCGAGGCTAATCAAACGATCGAAAATCGGAACGAGAAAAGTTACATAATCGTTTGGAAAGTCAGCAACCGCTAG